Proteins encoded by one window of Superficieibacter sp. HKU1:
- a CDS encoding YrbL family protein encodes MKPELVLTDDDLLAKGNDRYVFQHPQDSNLLIKIVIPGIAKYKSKQREVYREIKECKPNSETDALYMQKIEGLVETNKGVGQVIVKECDEHSHIAQTLYQIALNKELDAIKLQKLNVFLAWFVSTSVIINSLHCKNIVYAWDRDRQEYRFKVIDGFGDKTFFQLSKLSGAIRDKNKIKCLRRMLRDLNCLQQA; translated from the coding sequence ATGAAACCAGAGCTTGTATTAACCGATGATGATTTACTGGCAAAGGGCAACGATCGTTACGTCTTTCAGCATCCCCAGGATAGTAACTTGCTGATTAAAATAGTGATCCCCGGCATTGCAAAGTATAAAAGCAAACAGCGCGAAGTTTATCGGGAAATCAAAGAATGTAAGCCGAATAGCGAAACTGACGCCCTCTACATGCAAAAGATCGAGGGGCTTGTTGAAACAAATAAAGGGGTAGGGCAAGTCATTGTAAAAGAGTGCGATGAGCATAGCCACATCGCACAAACGCTTTATCAGATTGCTCTGAATAAAGAACTTGATGCAATAAAATTGCAGAAGCTGAATGTTTTTTTAGCATGGTTTGTAAGTACCAGCGTTATTATTAATTCCTTGCATTGTAAAAACATCGTCTATGCCTGGGACCGCGATCGTCAGGAATATCGCTTTAAAGTTATTGATGGTTTCGGTGACAAAACGTTTTTTCAGCTGAGTAAGCTTTCCGGAGCAATACGCGATAAAAATAAAATCAAATGCCTTAGGCGGATGCTCAGAGATTTGAACTGTCTGCAACAAGCGTAA
- a CDS encoding DUF2171 domain-containing protein: MINKSEIKDHTQVVASCGTHVGVVDHLDDQDRIKLSKSDPEAGGKHHFIPLAWVDKVDDNKVILNKNSKEVFAGWQEA, from the coding sequence ATGATTAATAAAAGCGAAATTAAAGACCATACTCAGGTTGTAGCGAGCTGCGGTACTCATGTTGGTGTTGTCGATCACCTTGACGATCAGGATCGGATTAAGCTATCTAAAAGCGACCCGGAAGCGGGTGGTAAACACCATTTTATTCCGCTGGCGTGGGTGGATAAAGTGGATGACAATAAAGTTATCCTCAACAAAAACAGCAAAGAGGTTTTTGCTGGCTGGCAAGAAGCGTAA
- a CDS encoding aldo/keto reductase family oxidoreductase, translating to MQTKRDHSFTLGDRQVKRIGYGAMQLAGPGVFGPPKDIDAAREVLRAALAAGVNHIDTSDFYGPHVTNQLIRDTLSPYADDLVIVTKIGARRDDKANWLPAFSAQELRQAVEDNLTNLGLEQLDVVNLRLMFGTHQPEEGSLEAPLSVLAELQQQGLVRHIGLSNVTMTQIEEAQKICKVVCVQNHYNLVHRHDDEMIDALAAKGIAYVPFFPLGGFTPIQSSKLNDLAARHHVTPMQLALAFLLQRSDNILLIPGTSSVTHLHENLAAGEITLSSEIIEELNSLV from the coding sequence ATGCAGACAAAACGTGATCACAGCTTCACACTCGGCGATCGTCAGGTAAAACGCATTGGTTATGGCGCTATGCAGCTGGCAGGGCCGGGAGTATTTGGTCCGCCAAAAGACATCGATGCAGCCCGCGAGGTTTTACGTGCGGCCCTGGCGGCAGGTGTTAATCATATTGATACCAGCGATTTTTATGGTCCACATGTGACCAATCAGCTTATTCGCGACACCTTATCCCCCTACGCAGACGATTTGGTTATTGTGACCAAAATTGGCGCACGCCGCGATGACAAAGCCAACTGGCTGCCAGCCTTTTCTGCGCAGGAATTGCGCCAGGCGGTTGAAGATAACCTGACCAATCTGGGCCTTGAGCAACTTGACGTGGTCAACCTGCGTCTGATGTTCGGTACTCACCAGCCGGAAGAAGGTTCACTTGAAGCACCGCTGAGCGTACTGGCAGAGCTCCAACAACAGGGACTGGTACGTCACATTGGCTTAAGTAACGTGACGATGACGCAGATCGAAGAAGCACAAAAAATCTGTAAAGTTGTCTGTGTGCAAAACCATTACAACCTGGTGCACCGGCATGATGACGAAATGATTGATGCATTAGCGGCTAAGGGCATTGCTTATGTGCCGTTCTTCCCGCTGGGCGGGTTTACGCCTATTCAGTCATCGAAACTCAATGACCTGGCTGCGCGTCATCACGTGACACCTATGCAACTGGCCCTGGCGTTTTTGCTACAGCGCTCAGACAATATTCTGCTGATCCCGGGCACCAGTTCGGTAACACATTTGCATGAGAACCTGGCAGCAGGTGAAATAACGTTATCTTCAGAGATTATTGAGGAACTTAATTCCCTGGTATAA
- a CDS encoding phage antirepressor KilAC domain-containing protein, with amino-acid sequence MMITFDSQRTLDQSSLMSSREIATLTGITHGEVKRIINGLETAQRFTQPVTVSLYEREGETYQEFFLNKRDSLLAVARLSPGFTAEMLDRWQEREKRDNLPDFTNPATAARAWAEQYEQRQIAEQRLALSVPKAEFFDRYVQVEDSLGFRQLCKMLRAKETEFRQFLLERNIMYRVNGVLTPHHHHAQAGYFTLRSGVGENQHTFSQARFTAKGVKWIASLWAGYLATQSRSAAA; translated from the coding sequence ATGATGATTACGTTTGATAGCCAACGGACCCTTGACCAGTCTTCCCTGATGAGTAGCCGTGAAATTGCTACCCTGACCGGTATTACTCATGGCGAAGTAAAACGTATTATTAATGGGCTGGAGACGGCACAACGTTTTACTCAGCCCGTTACGGTGAGTCTTTATGAGCGTGAAGGCGAAACGTACCAGGAGTTTTTCCTGAATAAACGCGATTCGCTTCTCGCTGTAGCACGTTTGTCTCCGGGATTTACAGCCGAAATGCTGGACCGCTGGCAGGAGCGTGAAAAGCGCGACAATCTGCCCGATTTCACTAACCCCGCGACTGCGGCGCGTGCCTGGGCCGAACAGTATGAGCAGCGCCAGATAGCCGAGCAACGGCTGGCACTTTCAGTGCCAAAAGCGGAGTTTTTCGATCGCTACGTGCAGGTTGAAGATTCTCTCGGTTTTCGTCAGCTGTGCAAAATGCTCAGGGCTAAAGAAACCGAGTTTCGCCAGTTCTTGCTGGAACGCAATATTATGTACCGGGTGAATGGCGTACTGACCCCACATCATCATCATGCGCAGGCTGGCTATTTTACGCTGCGTTCGGGCGTGGGTGAAAACCAGCATACCTTTTCGCAGGCGCGTTTTACTGCAAAAGGGGTGAAATGGATTGCCAGCCTGTGGGCCGGTTATCTGGCGACGCAGTCCAGAAGCGCGGCGGCGTAA
- a CDS encoding NUDIX domain-containing protein, whose protein sequence is MRERPSARLLIVNAAEQILLFRFTHTNDALQGRAYWATPGGAVEEGESFEQAAIRELYEETGIIARHPGPAVAQRSFSMLLPSGEQVLAIERFYIIRISDHDVSSDRWSLNEKQVISRYKWWDRQALARTTETVFPDNIVSILQNEGNTI, encoded by the coding sequence ATGAGAGAGCGACCTTCTGCCCGCTTACTGATCGTCAATGCCGCAGAACAAATCCTTCTTTTTCGCTTTACTCATACTAATGATGCGCTGCAAGGCCGCGCCTACTGGGCAACGCCCGGTGGTGCAGTGGAGGAGGGGGAAAGCTTTGAGCAAGCTGCGATCAGAGAGCTTTATGAAGAGACCGGAATTATTGCTCGTCATCCAGGCCCGGCTGTGGCTCAGCGTTCATTCTCAATGCTATTGCCCAGCGGCGAACAGGTGCTGGCCATAGAACGGTTCTATATCATTAGAATATCCGATCACGATGTGAGTAGCGATCGCTGGAGCCTGAACGAGAAGCAGGTGATCAGCCGTTATAAATGGTGGGATCGCCAGGCGCTTGCCCGGACCACCGAGACCGTTTTCCCGGATAACATTGTCTCTATCCTCCAGAATGAGGGGAACACGATCTGA
- a CDS encoding bestrophin family protein — protein MIIRPQQHWLALIFVWHGSVLSKVISRLLLNFLLSIAVIVMLPWYTSLGIKLTVAPFSILGVAIAIFLGFRNNASYSRFVEARQLWGQLMIAARSLFREVKNTLPEDARLGEFVRLQIAFAHSLRMTLRRLPQENTLASFLPAHQLQQVLFSHSPANRILLLMGEWLAVRRRSGDLSDILFHSLNNRLNDMSAVLAGCERIANTPIPFAYTLILHRTVYIFCILLPFALVVDLHYMTPFISVLISYTFISLDALAEELEDPFGLENNDLPLDAICNAMEIDLLQMNDETDIPQKRLPDKNYQLT, from the coding sequence ATGATCATAAGACCGCAACAACACTGGCTGGCGCTCATTTTTGTCTGGCACGGCTCAGTGCTTTCAAAAGTTATTTCCCGACTGCTACTTAACTTCCTGCTTTCCATTGCCGTGATCGTGATGCTGCCGTGGTATACCTCGTTAGGCATTAAACTCACCGTCGCGCCTTTTAGCATTCTCGGCGTCGCTATCGCCATCTTTCTCGGCTTTCGCAACAATGCCAGTTACTCACGCTTTGTCGAAGCACGACAGCTTTGGGGGCAGTTGATGATAGCGGCTCGCTCGTTATTTCGCGAAGTCAAAAACACCTTACCCGAAGATGCGCGACTCGGAGAATTTGTTCGCCTGCAAATTGCTTTTGCCCATTCATTGCGCATGACGCTTCGCCGTTTACCGCAGGAAAATACGTTAGCGTCATTCTTACCGGCGCATCAACTTCAGCAGGTGCTTTTTTCACATTCACCGGCAAACCGTATTTTGCTGCTGATGGGGGAGTGGCTGGCCGTGCGCCGCCGCAGCGGCGATCTTTCCGACATCCTTTTTCATAGCCTGAATAATCGGCTGAACGATATGTCCGCCGTGCTGGCAGGCTGCGAGCGTATTGCTAATACGCCAATCCCTTTCGCTTATACTCTTATTCTGCACCGTACCGTTTACATTTTCTGTATTTTGCTACCGTTCGCGCTGGTCGTCGATCTGCACTATATGACGCCATTTATTTCGGTGCTGATTTCCTATACGTTTATTTCTCTGGATGCACTGGCCGAAGAACTTGAAGATCCTTTCGGACTGGAAAATAACGATCTCCCGCTGGACGCTATCTGCAATGCGATGGAGATTGATCTCCTGCAAATGAACGATGAAACCGACATCCCGCAAAAACGACTGCCGGATAAAAACTATCAGCTTACATGA
- a CDS encoding tagaturonate reductase, translating into MKTLNRRDFPGANYPERIIQFGEGNFLRAFIDWQIDLLNENTDLNAGVVIVRPIKSDFPPSLSTQDGLYTTIIRGLNEQGEAVSDARLIRSVNREISVYTQYDEFLKLAHNPEIRFVFSNTTEAGISYHAGDKFEDAPAVSYPAKLTRLLFERFSHFNGAADKGWIIIPCELIDYNGEALQELVLRYAQEWALPAEFTTWLNESTSFCSTLVDRIVTGYPRDEVAQLEADLGYKDGFLDTAEHFYLFVIQGPKSLASELRLDKYPLNVLIVDDIKPYKERKVAILNGAHTALVPVAWQAGLDTVGEAMNDRDICAFVEKAIYEEIIPVLDLPRDELESFASAVTGRFRNPYIKHQLLSIALNGMTKYRTRILPQLLKGQNTSGKLPARLTFALAALIAFYRGERNGEGYPVQDDAHWLESYQQLWAKHRDQQITTAELVSSVLSVSDHWEQDLTQVPGLVTQVTADLDAILSKGMRDAVQPLC; encoded by the coding sequence GTGAAAACGCTGAACCGTCGTGATTTCCCCGGAGCAAACTATCCTGAACGTATCATTCAGTTTGGTGAGGGCAACTTCCTGCGCGCCTTCATTGACTGGCAGATCGATCTCCTGAATGAAAACACCGACCTCAATGCCGGTGTGGTGATTGTCCGTCCGATTAAAAGTGATTTTCCGCCGTCGTTAAGCACTCAGGATGGGTTGTATACTACTATCATTCGTGGACTTAATGAGCAGGGGGAGGCGGTCAGCGATGCGCGTCTTATCCGTTCGGTTAATCGCGAAATCAGCGTTTATACACAGTACGATGAGTTTCTTAAACTGGCGCATAACCCGGAGATACGCTTTGTATTTTCGAACACCACCGAAGCGGGCATTAGTTACCATGCTGGCGATAAGTTTGAGGATGCCCCCGCAGTAAGCTATCCGGCAAAGCTGACGCGTCTGCTTTTTGAGCGCTTTAGCCACTTCAACGGCGCGGCGGACAAAGGCTGGATCATCATTCCTTGCGAATTGATTGATTATAATGGTGAAGCATTGCAGGAACTGGTGCTGCGCTACGCGCAGGAGTGGGCGCTGCCTGCTGAATTCACCACCTGGCTGAATGAGTCTACTTCCTTCTGTTCCACGCTGGTAGACCGTATTGTTACCGGTTATCCGCGTGATGAAGTTGCACAGCTTGAAGCTGATTTGGGCTATAAAGATGGCTTCCTGGACACCGCCGAGCATTTCTATTTGTTCGTGATCCAGGGACCTAAATCACTGGCGTCCGAGCTGCGCCTGGATAAATATCCGCTTAACGTACTTATTGTTGACGACATCAAACCGTATAAAGAACGTAAAGTGGCGATTCTCAATGGTGCGCATACCGCGCTGGTCCCGGTCGCCTGGCAAGCGGGTCTGGATACGGTCGGCGAGGCGATGAACGATCGCGACATCTGCGCGTTTGTCGAGAAAGCCATTTACGAAGAAATCATCCCGGTACTTGATTTACCGCGCGATGAACTGGAATCGTTCGCCAGCGCAGTAACAGGCCGTTTCCGCAACCCGTATATCAAGCATCAGCTGCTGTCTATTGCGCTAAATGGCATGACCAAATACCGCACGCGTATTCTGCCGCAGCTACTGAAAGGGCAGAACACGTCGGGTAAATTACCGGCCCGTCTGACGTTTGCGTTAGCGGCATTGATTGCGTTTTATCGTGGGGAGCGCAACGGTGAAGGTTATCCTGTACAGGATGATGCACACTGGCTTGAGTCTTATCAGCAGCTGTGGGCGAAGCACCGTGACCAGCAAATCACGACCGCTGAGCTGGTTAGCTCGGTTCTTAGCGTCAGCGACCACTGGGAGCAGGATCTCACGCAGGTGCCTGGACTGGTGACGCAGGTGACAGCAGATTTGGATGCCATCTTGTCTAAAGGAATGCGCGACGCAGTACAACCGCTTTGCTAA
- a CDS encoding GNAT family N-acetyltransferase has translation MATSISLHTFSRNDILLHLDALTDILENCINGGASVSFMLPCQPNVLRAWWRTIADSVEAQERLLLVALDARQQPVGTVQLIIDQPENQPHRADVAKLLVHERARRQGVAARLMSALELLAQEHHKTLLVLDTATGSGAETFYQRCGWRKAGEIPDYALMPDGALTATSVFYKQM, from the coding sequence ATGGCTACATCAATTTCGCTGCATACCTTTTCACGTAACGATATTCTGCTTCATCTCGACGCCCTCACCGACATTCTTGAGAACTGTATTAATGGCGGGGCTTCCGTCAGTTTTATGCTTCCCTGCCAGCCCAACGTCCTGCGGGCCTGGTGGAGAACTATTGCCGACAGCGTGGAAGCACAGGAGCGGCTGTTACTGGTGGCGCTGGATGCCCGTCAACAGCCCGTTGGTACCGTTCAGCTTATTATCGATCAGCCCGAGAACCAGCCGCATCGCGCGGACGTTGCCAAATTACTCGTCCACGAGCGCGCGCGACGGCAGGGCGTGGCCGCCAGATTGATGTCAGCCCTTGAATTGCTGGCGCAAGAGCATCATAAAACGCTGTTAGTGCTGGACACCGCGACAGGAAGCGGGGCGGAGACGTTCTATCAACGCTGCGGCTGGCGCAAAGCCGGCGAAATTCCCGATTATGCCCTGATGCCGGATGGCGCTCTGACCGCAACCAGCGTCTTCTATAAGCAAATGTAA
- a CDS encoding sensor domain-containing diguanylate cyclase, protein MKSPAIPVNEPQRLASLHESGILESGDPQRFDRLTRLAKRLFDIPVALVTLVDEDVLIFKSHDGIDITTLPRTISFCGHAILSESPLVVTDATQDVRFADNPLVEGDAHVRFYAGYPLRLPDGAVAGAFCLVDRQPRTFSHSDLDMLKDLAAIVEGEFAAINAATTDELTGLFNRRGFNNLADYAIRSAARRAVPLTLGWLDLDGFKKINDRWGHAEGDAALKTMAMLLKTSFRDTDLTVRYSGDEFAILFSDTDENGAWIAMQHLVEEAEAFNQTSGKPWKLAFSWGVTEFDQNGSTLQEWLRTADQKMYTMKNKQEGKGR, encoded by the coding sequence ATGAAGAGTCCGGCCATACCTGTGAACGAACCGCAACGCCTTGCCTCGCTACATGAGTCTGGGATCCTTGAATCCGGCGATCCGCAGCGCTTTGACCGTCTGACCCGTCTTGCAAAGCGCCTGTTTGATATTCCTGTTGCGCTGGTAACGCTGGTGGATGAAGACGTACTAATCTTCAAATCCCATGACGGCATCGATATCACCACCTTACCGCGCACTATTTCATTTTGTGGGCATGCCATTCTCAGCGAATCGCCGCTGGTGGTAACGGATGCTACGCAGGATGTGCGTTTTGCCGATAATCCGCTGGTGGAAGGGGATGCGCACGTGCGTTTTTACGCCGGGTATCCGCTGCGCCTGCCTGATGGGGCGGTCGCGGGCGCTTTTTGTCTGGTAGACCGACAGCCCAGAACCTTCAGCCATAGCGATCTCGACATGCTCAAAGATCTGGCAGCTATTGTCGAAGGCGAATTTGCCGCCATCAATGCAGCCACCACTGACGAACTGACCGGGCTGTTCAATCGCCGTGGTTTTAATAACCTCGCAGATTATGCCATTCGTTCCGCCGCACGGCGCGCGGTGCCGCTGACGCTGGGCTGGCTCGATCTCGATGGTTTCAAGAAAATAAACGATCGCTGGGGCCATGCGGAAGGGGATGCTGCATTAAAAACCATGGCGATGCTACTGAAGACTTCATTCCGCGATACCGATCTTACCGTGCGTTACAGCGGTGATGAGTTTGCCATTCTTTTTTCCGACACTGACGAAAACGGCGCCTGGATTGCAATGCAGCATCTGGTTGAAGAAGCGGAAGCCTTTAACCAGACGTCCGGCAAGCCCTGGAAGCTTGCCTTTTCATGGGGGGTAACTGAATTTGACCAGAATGGCTCAACCCTTCAGGAATGGCTACGAACAGCCGATCAAAAGATGTATACCATGAAAAATAAGCAAGAAGGCAAAGGCCGCTAA
- a CDS encoding diguanylate cyclase — protein sequence MYLMRTLGTLLCFFPVLSVLVELDRPGWLLVLLAANAFIWPIVAYLRAKNAALPLDKEHHNLIFDTVAGGFWIAMMAVNLLPSVVIATILMSDRVSAGGFPLLRKGAAVMLGAFAITWLALGFPFSPVVSQTTLYATLPLIAIYVFALSVLTNSIACKLRKNSRELERIAMMDPLLDIANRRLLEQRIEFELIKLRHNTHHSALMFIDIDNFKEVNDRYGHEVGDSLLVTVSQILHVATRKTDTPARLGGDEFVILLPETPDDEAKNIARRIMEAVSVMTVLPDNTLSLTLSIGIAQATKEMMSSTDWLKAADDALYQAKREGKNRIYAH from the coding sequence ATGTATCTGATGCGCACGCTTGGCACGCTGCTGTGCTTCTTTCCGGTTCTCTCCGTTCTGGTCGAACTTGACCGTCCTGGCTGGCTGCTGGTTTTACTGGCAGCCAATGCCTTTATCTGGCCGATAGTTGCTTATCTTCGGGCTAAAAACGCTGCCCTCCCGCTGGATAAAGAACATCATAACCTTATTTTCGACACTGTAGCGGGCGGTTTCTGGATCGCCATGATGGCGGTGAATCTTCTGCCGTCGGTGGTGATTGCAACCATTTTAATGTCTGACCGGGTGTCTGCAGGCGGCTTTCCGTTATTACGTAAAGGCGCGGCGGTGATGCTCGGAGCATTTGCTATCACCTGGCTGGCGCTGGGATTTCCCTTTTCGCCTGTGGTGTCACAAACAACGTTGTATGCCACGCTACCGTTAATAGCTATTTACGTGTTTGCACTCAGCGTGCTTACCAATTCAATTGCCTGCAAACTGCGTAAAAACAGTCGTGAGCTGGAGCGGATTGCGATGATGGATCCGCTGCTGGATATTGCTAATCGTCGCTTGCTGGAGCAAAGAATTGAGTTTGAACTGATCAAGCTGCGGCATAACACCCACCACTCGGCGTTGATGTTTATCGATATCGACAATTTCAAAGAGGTTAACGATCGCTACGGGCATGAAGTCGGCGACTCTCTTTTAGTGACAGTGTCACAAATATTGCATGTCGCTACCCGTAAAACGGATACCCCGGCACGTCTGGGGGGCGATGAGTTTGTGATCCTGCTGCCGGAGACGCCCGATGACGAGGCAAAAAACATCGCCAGGCGAATTATGGAAGCAGTGTCGGTGATGACGGTTTTGCCTGATAACACCCTCTCTTTAACGCTCAGTATCGGGATTGCGCAGGCCACGAAAGAGATGATGTCCTCTACCGACTGGCTAAAGGCCGCCGATGATGCGCTTTACCAGGCCAAACGCGAAGGGAAAAATCGTATCTATGCGCACTGA
- a CDS encoding DUF4186 domain-containing protein has protein sequence MNRFDTLFARLARSTFRSRFRLGQKERQYCLDKGAETVSQHAADFVARRLAPAEPLNDGKQTPLRGHPVFIAQHATATCCRGCLEKWHNIPQHQALSDEQQAYVVQVIFHWLVIQMNPPR, from the coding sequence ATGAATCGTTTTGATACGCTTTTTGCACGCCTGGCGCGTTCAACCTTTCGCTCCCGCTTCCGCCTGGGTCAGAAGGAGCGACAATATTGTCTGGATAAAGGCGCGGAAACCGTCAGCCAGCATGCGGCTGACTTCGTTGCCCGCCGTCTGGCCCCCGCCGAGCCGTTGAATGACGGCAAACAGACTCCTTTGCGCGGGCATCCCGTGTTCATTGCGCAGCATGCCACCGCGACCTGCTGTCGCGGCTGTCTGGAAAAATGGCATAACATCCCTCAGCATCAGGCGCTTTCTGACGAGCAGCAGGCCTATGTTGTGCAGGTCATTTTCCACTGGCTTGTGATCCAGATGAATCCGCCTCGTTAA
- the glsB gene encoding glutaminase B: MAKVITTTLLESILADVRPLIGQGKVADYIPALAAVNPHKLGIAISTVEGQHFAAGDASERFSIQSISKVLSLIVAMNHYPEDEIWQRVGKDPSGQPFNSLVQLELEQGKPRNPFINAGALVVCDMLQSRLSAPRQRMLEIVRQLSGAADISYDSVVARSEFEHSARNAAIAWLMKSFGNFHNDVPTVLQNYFHYCALKMSCVELARTFLFLADKGMAPHLNEPVITPLQSRQVNALMATSGMYQSSGEFAWRVGLPAKSGVGGGIVAIVPHEMAIAVWSPELDGTGNSVSGVAALEKLTQQPGHSVF, translated from the coding sequence GTGGCAAAGGTCATCACAACAACGTTACTTGAATCCATTCTGGCCGACGTCAGACCGTTAATCGGTCAGGGGAAGGTGGCGGATTATATTCCGGCACTGGCTGCCGTTAACCCACACAAACTGGGTATAGCGATTAGCACCGTTGAGGGGCAGCATTTTGCCGCCGGTGATGCCAGTGAACGGTTCTCGATCCAGTCTATCTCTAAAGTGCTCAGTCTGATTGTGGCGATGAACCACTATCCTGAAGACGAGATCTGGCAGCGGGTGGGTAAAGATCCCTCCGGACAACCGTTTAATTCGCTGGTGCAGCTGGAGCTTGAACAGGGGAAACCGCGTAATCCGTTCATTAATGCCGGAGCGCTGGTGGTATGCGATATGCTACAAAGTCGCCTGAGCGCACCGCGACAGCGGATGCTGGAAATTGTCCGTCAACTCAGCGGCGCGGCAGATATCAGCTACGACAGCGTGGTCGCACGCTCTGAGTTCGAACATTCCGCCCGTAACGCGGCAATCGCCTGGCTGATGAAGTCTTTTGGCAATTTTCATAATGATGTTCCGACCGTGCTGCAAAACTATTTCCATTACTGCGCGCTGAAAATGAGCTGCGTGGAGCTGGCGCGAACCTTTTTATTCCTTGCGGATAAGGGAATGGCGCCGCACCTGAATGAACCGGTGATCACGCCGCTCCAGTCGCGGCAGGTTAATGCCCTGATGGCGACCAGCGGCATGTACCAGAGCTCCGGTGAGTTTGCCTGGCGCGTGGGACTGCCTGCAAAATCAGGTGTCGGAGGCGGTATTGTGGCCATTGTGCCTCATGAGATGGCCATTGCCGTCTGGAGTCCGGAGCTGGATGGCACCGGTAATTCTGTGTCTGGCGTGGCGGCGCTGGAAAAGCTGACGCAGCAGCCCGGACATTCGGTATTTTAA
- a CDS encoding methyl-accepting chemotaxis protein — protein MNLTQILRRHAQRVIPRQFGLLAGMLCIIGLFSALQISSSLLLSHSLQSARQNEQRNQQTHLQQVNVDEARVALLTASDLLNRAGVWFMQDRDTGSVGSWNGLLDEAQNALAHSQKAWQAWQALNPPGDDGLINSYQLFYSAIKEQADALGKNQSIDAFFAVPVQAFQADFNENYARFQQASEQRAGEGRQALMTSLASLQTLFLLAPALLLIIAVAVWTGMSRWVIVPLRRLIAHINRLAAGDLSAPLPPVRRFNREINQLSQSIGEMQTGLQQLVIQVNDATASMVGNIHRLAEGNQALYQQSVKQTRELDGVTTHIATLESHVEGNTGYAQQASLRADEARQVAAGGDRMMETVNQSMREIVERSAEMRGIVAMIDNVAFQTNILALNAAIEAAHAGEQGRGFAVVAKEVGLLARKSSHSTQTIQQLINHSLQGITDGSKAVTRLEDNLQQVTGLVGKLSSLLSDISQATLSQGESIHQMTRQLHALNLVARQTGDLVTHASQASQQLQDDSQQLTLAVTRFRLPA, from the coding sequence ATGAACTTAACTCAAATTCTTCGCCGCCATGCACAGCGTGTTATCCCCCGCCAGTTTGGTTTGCTGGCGGGAATGCTTTGTATCATCGGCCTTTTTTCGGCGCTGCAAATCTCATCCTCGCTGTTATTGTCGCATTCGCTGCAAAGCGCGCGGCAGAATGAACAGCGCAATCAGCAAACCCATCTCCAGCAGGTCAACGTCGATGAGGCGCGGGTAGCCCTGTTGACGGCCAGTGATTTACTGAACCGGGCTGGCGTCTGGTTTATGCAGGATCGTGATACCGGCTCGGTAGGGAGCTGGAACGGCTTGCTTGATGAGGCGCAAAACGCGCTGGCACATTCGCAAAAAGCCTGGCAGGCGTGGCAGGCACTCAATCCGCCCGGTGATGACGGTCTCATCAATAGTTACCAGCTATTTTATAGTGCCATCAAAGAACAGGCCGATGCGCTGGGGAAAAACCAGTCTATCGATGCTTTCTTTGCCGTGCCGGTGCAGGCCTTTCAGGCGGATTTTAACGAGAACTACGCCCGCTTTCAGCAAGCCAGTGAGCAGCGTGCGGGAGAAGGGCGTCAGGCGTTGATGACCAGTCTGGCGTCACTGCAAACGCTTTTTCTGCTCGCGCCAGCCCTGCTGTTGATTATTGCGGTGGCGGTCTGGACCGGCATGTCGCGCTGGGTGATTGTGCCGCTGCGACGGCTGATTGCGCATATCAATCGTCTGGCGGCGGGCGATCTCTCCGCGCCGCTGCCGCCGGTACGTCGATTCAACCGGGAGATTAATCAGCTCAGCCAGAGTATTGGTGAAATGCAAACAGGTCTTCAGCAGCTGGTGATCCAGGTCAATGATGCCACGGCCTCAATGGTAGGCAATATTCATCGTCTGGCGGAAGGGAATCAGGCGCTTTATCAGCAGTCGGTAAAGCAGACGCGGGAACTGGATGGCGTTACTACCCATATTGCCACGCTTGAATCACATGTAGAGGGCAATACCGGCTACGCACAGCAGGCAAGTCTGCGAGCGGACGAAGCGCGTCAGGTGGCGGCGGGCGGTGACCGGATGATGGAAACGGTCAATCAGTCGATGCGGGAAATCGTCGAGCGATCCGCTGAGATGCGTGGCATTGTGGCGATGATTGATAACGTTGCCTTCCAGACCAATATTCTGGCGCTCAATGCGGCCATAGAGGCGGCACACGCCGGTGAGCAGGGGCGCGGCTTTGCCGTGGTGGCAAAAGAGGTAGGTCTGCTGGCGCGTAAAAGCAGTCATTCCACCCAGACCATCCAGCAACTGATTAATCATTCCCTTCAGGGGATCACCGACGGATCCAAAGCGGTGACCCGGCTTGAGGATAATCTCCAGCAGGTCACGGGACTGGTCGGCAAACTCAGTAGTCTGCTGAGCGATATCTCGCAGGCCACGCTGAGCCAGGGAGAAAGCATTCATCAGATGACCCGTCAGCTGCATGCGCTTAACCTCGTCGCACGCCAGACCGGCGATTTGGTCACTCACGCCTCGCAGGCTTCACAGCAACTTCAGGATGACTCGCAGCAGCTTACGCTGGCGGTCACGCGTTTTCGGCTTCCAGCCTGA